The following are from one region of the Quercus robur chromosome 1, dhQueRobu3.1, whole genome shotgun sequence genome:
- the LOC126712295 gene encoding uncharacterized protein LOC126712295, which yields MKLRLQQVQQVQQDESRSKGNLEGEGDSHRRGGQRPKRPVDYLLTVKQGEKETLRSYVKRFTRETLEVDEADDKVQLTTFKAGLRSRDLVASLAKNPPKTMAEMLLKAQKYMNAEDALAAIKDTEKPGDKARREDDRRGQKRDRPDRWNNDGNRRKDDKNPRTVRFTPLVMLVDKIFTQIKDEHYLKWPRPLHSSPNVRDKNKYCRFHKDHGYNTEDCRDLKEQIEELIRKGKLQKYVKKGEYSKSRNDDKTQHESFSRGDDRSSHPPNKVIGEINTITGGPFSGGSFKSLKKAYQRQVNSVHTVPPSKHR from the exons ATGAAGCTACGACTCCAGCAGGTTCAGCAGGTTCAACAGGATGAAAGCCGGTCCAAGGGCAACCTGGAGGGAGAAGGGGATAGCCACAGGAGAG GGGGTCAACGTCCAAAAAGGCCGGTAGACTACTTACTTACCGTAAAGcagggagagaaggaaactTTGAGGTCATATGTCAAACGATTCACCCGAGAGACTTTGGAGGTGGACGAAGCCGATGACAAGGTGCAGCTGACGACCTTCAAAGCAGGGCTGAGGTCCAGAGATCTTGTGGCCTCCCTCGCTAAGAATCCACCAAAGACGATGGCAGAAATGCTCTTGAAggcacagaagtacatgaatgctgaagacGCTTTAGCTGCCATAAAGGATACCGAGAAGCCAGGCGACAAGGCAAGGAGGGAAGACGATCGCAGGGGGCAGAAGAGAGATCGACCAGATCGTTGGAACAACGACGGGAATAGGAGGAAAGATGATAAAAATCCTCGGACGGTAAGATTTACTCCTCTGGTCATGCTTGTTGACAAGattttcacgcagatcaaggacgagcattatctcaaatggcccagaCCATTGCACTCATCCCCTAATGTCCGCGACAAGAACAAGTACTGCCGGTTCCACAAGGATCACGGCTACAACACGGAAGATTGCAGGGACCTGAAGGAACAGATAGAGGAGTTAATACGGAAAGGGAAGTTAcagaaatatgtgaagaaaggagaatatagcAAGTCCAGAAATGACGATAAAACCCAGCACGAATCATTCTCCCGGGGTGACGATCGTTCGTCCCATCCTCCAAACAAGGTGATCGGCGAGATCAACACAATCACAGGAGGGCCGTTCTCAGGAGGGtcgtttaagtcactcaaaaaGGCATACCAGAGACAAGTTAACAGCGTCCACACCGTACCCCCGTCCAAGCACCGATGA